In the Ctenopharyngodon idella isolate HZGC_01 chromosome 21, HZGC01, whole genome shotgun sequence genome, agtaaCAAATAAATAGAAACTATTTGGATGATAGAAAATGAATTAGTACTACTAATGtgtaattaataattacatttggATTATTTATTAGTTACTAATAAGTACTgctaacataaaaatacatactaGTTAGTTTAAGCAATAGCTGTTAAATCAGCTTGCCATATATTCTGCATACTCTCAGGCCATGTGCTCAGGCAGCCATAACTGAGgattaaatacatgtgtgtgaaGATCTCATTTTATTCATAGTTGAGATGTATGTGTGtcattttatattcattaaataattagATGACAGTTAATACAGTGGATGGTAAATGTCAAATCTGATAAGATATTATTAGTCTGTCAACATACTGACAGTGCTTGTTAAATACGTTGGAAAAAATGTTAGAAATACagggaaaatatttaaaaaacaaggtaaaataaaaaatgaatgaagttttatatgtatgtatgtatgtatgtatgtatatgggACTAAATTCACACCATCTTACATTACTAGACAAGGGAGGATGTTTCATTAAGTGAATATAATCATAGTATGAATATATGATCGTAATATGCCAGTTGCTCATATGATTAATCTGATCACTTTCACCAACCGACCAAAACATTCAGCATATTCTGCATCacatatttagtttttatttgtcaGTTGTAATATGATTGTAGTACATACACCAGATATTCAGGCTAAACATTGACTAAATATTATGAAAGAGTTCAGAAGTTCAGTGTTGTTAGTAAAGCAGCAGTAAAGCCTCAGGTTGTAGAGACTAGAGCTCCACATGGATATCTGGCTATTCTCTGAATATTTACTTCCAGCATATGTATTGCGAGTCATAAATCTATATTGGATGTAAACCTGGTGTCTTGCTCCATGGGTTGGTGTTTGAGATGGCATGAAGTCTTTGAGATCTAGCTGTAGCATCATGAATGTCTTTCAGGATGCGGTGTGCACCCTCAACACGCTCCAGACCAATGCCAGCGCTCTGGAGCaggtgaagagagagagaggtcatCCTCAGCTCCAGCTGCAGGCCATGAGAGGCTTTCTCCAGCGGGCAGGACTTAAGGTGTCAAACCTCAGCTACACTACACTAACATTACTTATGATTGGGGCGGACGGTATGACCAAAATCCTTATATCACagtatgagtaattttatatcacgGTAACTGTATTGTCACAAATAATAGACCACTATTTATGTCAGTAAATCAGCTGTTATTTGGCCTTTTTGGTATCAGTCTTGGCAAATAACCATTCCTCCTTAACCGATTAATAGATGCGTTTGAGAGCGTAGTGAATGAATAATATACATATTCCGTTTTTTTAGTGAATTAAgtaaatattgtataaaaagTATTCATTCAATTTCAGTGTATGCTTAAATTAGATTTCTATAATTTAATTGCGTTAGCctttgtatattttgtatattaagTAACCATGTGATAATGCCTATCTTCAGATAATCCAGTAAATTAAATACTTTACATATAAAAGGTACTTAATTTTGcttcattattttctttttatttgcaacttcacagacacacaaaaaaagataagattaaaaacaaatgagTCTGATATAACAGCTAACATGCAAAAACAGCTTCATGTTTTGTAACAAATAGAAACAAAAGTCTCAAAACTActataaaatatagctgcaagcagcaattaagggaCCAAGCATAACAGAAGCAAACAAGGAAGCTAGCAGCAGATCAACAATGTCATAATGGACTATGATATCAACTGAGAAAAAGACACTGCATGTCAATTTTGAAGTCAATCAGACCAACAGTGCTGTAGTTAGagccaatttcatgttttgttcaattatagtcCCACTGCTTTTTtgtgtcctcagagtgcccCCATACATATGCGTGTCAGATTTCatgaaaatatctaattttgtTTAGGAGTTATAGATATTTATGAACatccaaagttataagcatgtaattattatttatttatttatttatttattttttcaccactaggtggcgctggtccaAAACTTCTCAGACTCCTTCAGGGCATCATGCCAGTGACGCATACAGAGTTTCATAATGATATGTTCGTGCATTAATAAAATGCAGCATTTTACTACAAAAGTCAAAATGGCTGATGCCCAAAATGGCCGAAATTGGATACCATTCAGGCATGACGCCTCTAATCTAAcgagaccacttttatgatttttggacaaaccgcATGTATAAGCAAACATAGCCATTTTTCGTATCTCCAGACCAGTAGGTGCGAGGAGCATTGAGGAGAACACAGCCTTACGTCTATTTTCGCAAGCGCTATGTAAAATTCGTTTGTGTATTTTTTCGAAAACGGTTTGACAAATCGATTTGAATTCCACaactttttgtcagcatggtctgggagttagaaaaagtaggtttttcggaaaattcaaaatggcgggaaAATTTTCATGATGGAACACAacgtcatagggtgcaatcgaATCGTCTAGAGCCAAggaatcaggaaaaaaaaaaaaagaattttgttttagtttgttagagactccaaattgtCTATGGTGACAGTTCAGACTGGCCTCTATCAgcgtgccaaatttcacaactttcctGCAAGCGGTTCTTTGGGCAGAGCGGAAGAAGAACGCCAActgatacaataggtgcctatgCACCCTCGGTGCTTGGCCCTTAATTACAAATGATCAAGACTGTATAACTGTTATAACTGTAAAACtattatataacacatttaaagtcatcatgaacaGTCAATATATGCCTAAGTGTGACGGCACATCGGCAACTAAAACTCAATTTTGCAATGCATCGTGAAACCAAGTTCTTTCTCTTCTTGACTTGTTGAATCATGTTCaaatctgtatttatttaaatattttttgtaagtaaCCATTTAACTGATGTGTTCTGTGTATTCAGGTAGAAGAACTTGATCGTCTCAATATTATTCACGTAACTGGAACAAAAGGAAAGGTAAACCAGTTAAATGAGGGATTAATCACTGaatgatgttaaaaaaaagtttaatgaaatgctgaaattattttatttttctcaggGTTCAACATGTGCCTTTACAGAACAGATTTTGAGAAACTATGGCTTCCGCACTGGATTCTACAGGTATTATAACCAGTCAGAATAATCGAGTGTTTAGAGATAAAGTGTGTTTATAGTCATTCTGTGGTGATTGTGGGAGCTGTAGGGGTTTTAAGTGTTGTGTAACTCCACTGTTCATTCATACATGGACATACATATAAGTTCACGCTGAACTTTGCTTGATCTTTCACTGAAATAAACCAGCTCTCAGAGTAAAAAGTAAAGCTATGTGTTGCGTCAGTATTACCTTGTAAATTATGTAATCAGTCTGTCCTAAGTTTTGTTTAGTTGAACTTTATCTCAAGCTTAATGATTTACATAATCACTGACCATTGTTCACAGCAAGACCTCAGAGGGTATATAGGGCTTAAACAAACACTGTAGTAAAGTCTTTACATTTCATGTGTTATCTTGTGTGAATTggttgttttgtatgttttcttgatttttagttCACCTCATTTGGTGCAAGTGAGAGAGCGAATTAGAATCAACGGGCAGCCAATAGGAAAAGAGCTTTTCACCAAATACTTCTGGCAGGTGTACAGGCGACTGGAGGAGACAAAGGTGAGCCGGATGTTATTTTTCTCCCCCTTTTGAAACAAAAGTCAATATGCAGTTTAGACTTTGACAACTCAAACTCCTTCCCAAGTACACAGTCTACATTTATACATCAGACCATTTATGAGAACTAACGGTGAAAACATAAATTACAATGGTTATGACACAAACCTTAACATATGATGAGAGTGTGATATATGCTGATAGGTAAAGATAAGCCAATAACAGTTGTGAtttgcatatataaatatttgcatttgcatATATTACAGTTGTGAAAAGAGCCTGTTTGGTTCTGTCTCAGAGAGAGGGTGGGAAATAGCCGTGAAAAATAGCGTTTTTGGTgcaagaaattatgcaaaataataGAACATGAACCCTTTAAATTCCTTTATCCACTGCTGtgagtgaaaatgtgcaaatatCTGAGCTTTTTACCTCTGAAGGATTTTTGATCCTAGTAGTAGCTTTATACAATGATCTGGTTGCTATAATTCCTGTGAAAGGATTGCATGTTTCCTGCTGACTGCTCCTCTGGGTTTGTGTCTGTACCATGTTAATTGTGTTAAGTGTAAATGTGAGGCGTCTGGTCTTGTAATTGCATAATCACAACAACACATCAGTCATGTGAGGAAGGAAACAGTGCTGTTTGTTCAGGCACTTGAACctgaaatgcatgtttgagcatTCACATCCATGTATCCTACATAAATGGCAAAGCACAACAATAATATTATATGAGTGATATCTAAAAGTGCAAAAGACTTTTGTGTTATAACAGTTACGTTTGACCTTTCAGGATGCCAATGGCGGCAGCATGCCTGCTTATTTTCGCTTTCTCACAATCTTGGCCTTCCACGTCTTTCTGCAGGAGAAGGTGAGTAACATTACTGACCAGTATTGTctgtatatttatacattttattatgacaATTAAGCCTGAAATGTAACCCACATATATTAGCATATGATTTTTAGCACTCTTTTATCAGCAATGTTGAAGTTTAATAATTTTGTCTCAGAGATCAGCAAGATTATAGATGCTGATTATTAATTGAGCTAAATTCTCTATTTCTCCGCCTCTTGCTCAGGTTGATTTGGCTGTCATTGAGGTGGGGATCGGTGGAGCGTATGACTGCACCAATATCATTAGGTACCAGAGCAGTGTTTTCTGATCTCCCTCCCATCTGCTTCAGTGTAGCGTGTCTAATTCTCTCTTTGTGCCGCGTTAGCCTAGTTTCAGCCATTTCATCTTCATTCATCTGGCTTCATAGTTTAAGCGTGACACATTCCTCTCAAATCAACCAATCATTGATCTGCATTCTTCAAAAGTTTAGTGTATCCTCATTATCCTTATCAAAGCAATCATGATCCTGACTGACAACATGAACCCATCAGTGGTCCTTATTTATAAAATCATCTCCCCTACTATTTAATATTATCTTAGTCTctaaggctacgttcacactgtcagtccaaatctgattatttgtgtatctgagctaaaattattgactgtccaCATTGTGAACTGTTCAGATCCGATTTGCATGTCCATGCCACTCTTTCGCTTTCCGAGATACattgcattggtttctatgggaaTGGTGTTGAGTTGGTAGGTAtatgccaaaaacaacaacagcaaccgCAACATGGAGGAGTCCGTTAcattgtcattttctgctcgTCCAACACTCTGCAACAACACAAGCTTGTTTCTGCAGTggctttcagcatgtttcctataacagTGTCTGAAGTTTATGTTTTATGTggcgtgagaaagtcacataaaccatgcgaaatccgatcagagcagtcagactgaaacaGATTTCCAAAAATGCGATTTGAATCTGTGACGGTGCGGAAGTCCGCGAGCCTTCCAGCCATCCATCCATGCCCATATCGGTTTtgaaacaattaaacaattagGTGTAAATTTATAAAAGGGAAGTAAAACTTGGAGAGAGGATGTGAAGTGGTCGAGGGAGGAAGTAGAATCGACTTACCTGTTGAACCAGCTCCAGCGCTTCCGTGACGCGGCTCGCAGCATCTGCCGTGGCTAATGAGAGTGAGACCAAAGCAGCGCTTTACTCCTAATACTGGCTACAGAGCAAGACCGTGCCGTTTCCCTGCAGAAGAGTGCTGAAAACTTGTTCCAGCTCTTCCGTGACGACGGGGCTCACACACTGAATTTGCCCTGGCCAACGAGAGTGTGATTAAAGCAACGCTTTACTCCTAACACTAGCTGCAGAGCAACATCGTGCCGTTTCCCAGCAGAAGAGAGAGCTCAGGTATTTCTTCTCCATGCAAGTCCTCTGAAACTCTCTCGAAGACCTCCccaaaaacaacacacacacactccactcGCCACAACAACACGCGCACACACTAGCCTACAAAGTCACGCATTCATTCACATCTGAACTTTCGTGTTTCGCCTATTGGCAtatagtttttttgtttcttttgacgAACTTGGGAACTTTtgagaatttatttaaataattgtttgcTTTGCtccctttttgttttttgttttttttgtgttttggttCTTTTTGGGGCGATAATGTGAAGTGAAATGGACACGTGAAACTACCGTTATTACCAGTATTCCCAGACTGACcttatcatttatatttttctcatactgttttttttttttttctctttctttctctgagtttaaaattgtgatttgttGTGAGAAATGCTGATTTTCTCCCCTGATTACTTGATTTTTGCAAATATATTCTATTGATCTGCATCCAGTGTTATGTTATGATTTATAGTGGTGTGTTTTCCTTAATTTTATGTAACTGGTGGTATATTTTGTACCTTTTTGTGATAGGATTCAACCTATCTTAACTTACTTAAACTAAAAGATTATTTTGGACGGGCCGCCACCATTACAAATCtgatttcaaacaaaattaggagcctttaaaataacataataagggcactttaaatatttttacaagaaatgacacacttcacttTAAAGTTCTTGAAATGTCTCTCGTGTGTCCTAGGCGTCCCTGGGTGTGTGGTATCTCCTCTCTGGGCATAGATCACACCAGCATACTGGGAGACAgcattgagaaaattgcctggCAGAAAGGAGGGATTTTTAAGGTGAACATTTGAGCGTTGTGACTGTaaaaagctagggctgggtaaaaaatattgatttctcgattttaattgattctcatttttacgaaccgatatcgattcttaaatcccaagaatcgattagtcaagtctgttttcagttgatgaatgaacagaacatgtagcgcgcctcccatccaataaaccACAATAttatttgtgctttgttacttttgatatgaagcaaagtctcagatttcaaatgacgtccatcttattatgagattcaaaatataaataccgttttggcgctgtttaatgtgatcGCTGTAGCgtctcagttaaagagaagcggcaacacggagcgcatgtgaacatcctctcctccgctttaataccagttacagcacgaaataaacatgaatgaacatctgaaggtatgttaaaatatacagtacaacttaccgaaatctgtatcatgtctcgtgtaatagctcaatcagtgtttcaacctcgtaaagacgttaataaaacagcttgtaaacaatgtcacgtaaggtcacatttacctcagaaaaacatattcagtgaccataaactcattagtcagctagaaaagtgaactctagagagcagcattctgataaatatagatatgcaccgttacatattcattataatgttcttcaatatttaatgcatgtttgaataaatcagttatgacagtcatgatttaaatgtttatatttcaaaaaaacaaattggagtaggaatatgattatgtaattctaaactttatttataataaaaaacatcattgagtgtaatttaagtgttcgtatataaataagttaatttaaccTTCAGTATTATAGTAGTACCAAATGACACCCATGTgcagtttacagcattagttgagagacttttttcctctagaaaatttggcatgtactgtaactgatatactacatccaaaataatcgatattgaatcGAATCGGAATTGGACtcgaatcgaatcgcaagcatgtgaacAGTAattgaatcgaatcgtgaaaatcatctcaatacccagccctagtaaaaACTGAGTCTGTTTGAAGGTATTCAGTGAATGTGTGTTTATTGCAGACGGGGGTTCCTGCGTTCACAGTTAAACAGCCTGACGGGCCGATGAAGGTGCTTCAAGAGAGAGCAGAAGAAATTGGGGTGAGAAATACAAACATGCTGCAGATACACAGTTCAAAATACAGTTCATTTGCTGACATTGttctctgtttttctctctcagtgTTCGTTGTCAGTGTGTCCTGATCTGGACGACTATGAGAGCGAGGGTTCACTCCGGTTGGGTTTAGCTGGTGACCATCAGCGCAGCAATGCTTCTCTGGCTCTACAACTCTCACAAACCTGGCTGCAGAGACACTTCCTCACAGGTGTGTGTTCCTGACTCTTTGTGGATTAGTTCACAtctcttttgttgtgtttttaatcaGCTTTTTGTTCCTCAGATCCTGCGTCATCTCTAGTAGAGTTCAGCGGTGTGAGTCCAGCTCCAGCATTCCAGCCTAGCCCTGCAATGATCAAAGGTCTGTAAAAACACACTATACAGCCTAATTAAAAGCTAATCCAAAACACATTGAGCACCCTTGACTAAAGCAGTaaaaaaagcatctgatcatagcaatgTGGATACGTTTGCACAATCTCTGCAATTCGGCACTGTCCACTCACgtttatttatacagtactttatacaatagattactttaaagcaagcagctttacaatattaaacatgaaaaaaccgtgtcagtgtcactttgaaatagaattacaacttcagtttctactataaagcagctctccagtgtgtttatgtttttactCATGTCTGACCTCAACTGACTGAAAAGAAGAGATGAACCGGAGAAGATTTCCATGAAAGTTTGCTTTTGCAAACTGTTTCAATCATCTGAAACTCTAAACAAACTTAGTTTTGgtctgattttgttcgaaattgTTACACCTGCAGACTTTAGCCTAGATATATAACCACTTTGTTACAAAATTACCAAATGGAAAGGTCTTAGTGCATCAAAACTGTAGTCAATATACAATATGTATGATGTTTTGACAGGTCTTGCAGAGACTGAGTGGCCTGGGCGCAATCAGACTGTAAAACACGGCCCTGTGACGTATTTCCTGGACGGAGCTCATACCACACGCAGCATGCAGGCCTGTGTCCGCTGGTTTAATGAGATCGCAACACATCATGAGAGAAATGCTGGGTAAAGAATGCCTTGCtctgtttatttgcatttttgttttataatatacattagGATTAATGGCTTCAAGACTGAAATCTTTACACATGCAGTAGAACAGAACCTACAGCAGTGCTGTTATCATTAACTTTTTGTTTGCAGGGGTTCGGTGGTGAGGGTTCTCTTATTCAACGCCACAGGAGAGAGAGACTGTGCCGCCATGCTCAAACTGCTTGCGGTGAGTTATCAATTCATGCTTTTTAATCATGTCACTCTTCTAAGTTAACACAGAGACTCATTTTGAAATGCTGTATGTTTTAGCCCTGCCATTTCGACTTTGCCGTGTTCTGTCCGAACATCACAGAGGCCATAGCGACATGTAATGCAGGTAAGAGATGCTTCCAGCCACAGACCAAGAGATCCAGAGATGATATGAAATCTAgtccaggggtgtccaaactcggtcctggagagccactgtcctgcagagtttagccctgggtatacttcatttttttttttatgcgtacGCTAGTGTACAAACACAGTCGAATGCACTGTCttccaaagtatacttcatttgactcgtacgcgtacacaggcgttcgacgcaCGCGcggttttgagcaatctctcgagttacaacccatgtaaacatctttgcattctttcatgctagagttgtacaaatgcggatactttctaacctcttcgcacaatctctcatctacgtaggcctccattgtcactgtagcttgcatgcgttccggtctgttctgtttatgcaggttttcttcaAGGCCCAGGGcacagttgccaccttgtggataaactaattactgcaaaaaaaaaattaaatgggcATGTGCAACCTGTGCGTACAAAGTACACGCGGTTACAAAAATCTGGCGGTGGGTGTACAATACAtgcatactcttctgatgacaaaattcgcatcacgtgcactgtacgctgaccctcgtgtatgtgtaaaaagtgaactatactttgggcttttgGCTCTAACTTTCTTGGAAGTTTCTAGCATACCTAGTGAGACCTTGAGTGTTTTTGATTGgggttggatctgaactctgcaggacagtggccctccagaagcaggattggacacccctgatctagTCAGtgatatatactatatagatattaaaaatatctatatagtAGATACTACTATATAGATATAGTAGTATACTATAAATGTTATAGTTGGGTCAGGACCTTTCATCGGGACAGCTTAAAgaactgtgtttgtgtgtttttgaccaCCACAGCTTAAGCACTCTTTTAAATTCAAGGATGCTGTCTACATAGGCAACATTTTAGTCATGATTGTTTTATTCCTAATGCTAATAGTGTtcaaaaattatgacttttaagCCCAAAATGTGCAGCACAATCAGGCAATCCcaaaatacatttcaaagaTATTGAAGATTtccattaatattataatatgatatattctaaaacattttataaaagaataataaactttatataaatttattttgtattattttagatttatttgtgcttttttttttaagcactgaaaagtatggaagcttgtttccaccacagaataaaaaataaaataggtatttgcgactttttatctcgcaattctgaagaCTTTAATTAtcataaatgcaaaataactcgcaattacgagtttatatctcacgattTGTGAGAGGAAAAAGTcgtaattacctttttaatttgtttattccATGGCGAGCTTCCATAGAAAAGCATTCATAGAAATATTTCAgtctaatttaaaatgtttgtattttagttttttgcTTTTTAGAATATCAAGTTATTTGCTTAGCAAAATCTCAACATCAGACCATTGGACTCAACTTGTGAGTTTTAGTTGAGTCTCATGTGCTCTTTTTGTAAGTGGCCattcatatttcaaatcagtcacttgTGAGGTTTCATTTCAGTTAGCATGCTGCATTACAGTGTCATGTTTGTGCCAGTGTGGAAAGTTAAGTTGTATTTTACTAACACACTCTGTCCTTTCAGACCAACAGAACTTTAACGTTTCTGTGGAGAACATGCTTACACGTTGCCTGGACAACCAGCAGAGCTGGCGCATTCTGAATGGCCAGGAGGAGAAGCCAGAGGCGGAGCTTCTGATCGGGGGCGGTTTGCCCTTAGTGGCCGAAAGGCACAGCGACACACTGGTGTTTCCCTGCATCCTCAGCGCCCTGCAGTGGATCAGTCAGGGAAGAGACTCTGTTCTGTCAGACCCAAACATATGCGTCATACCCGTTAAACCGAGCATAAACGCGAAAGCCGCGCCGCTACGAGAGGCCGTGAACATACACGTCCTCATCACAGGTAGCTTACACCTGGTGGGAGGGGCTTTGAAACACTTGGACCCTGCTTTAAACTCATAATAGACATATGCATTCAGACAAACACAGCAAGTGCGCCACCTAGTGCCTAAACCCTTCGTCACACTACATTTCAGTCTCAGAAGATTTACTGCAAATCATGATTGAAATCTGTTCTAGAATCCATGCATTCTACATCCTGACTTCAGAAGATCACTGGACCTGTTCATTGAGCGTTCACCTGTTTATGTAAAGAGCACATAAATTCAAATCTACTTGAGCTGTTCATGTTTACTTTGATTTGAAGTATTTAAAGTGCATTCACTTGTGTAATCTTCTTTGTTTTACACTAcaattttgatgtttttcagGTTACTTACCCATCAGTGTTagtgttatttttattgcaCTGAAAGAATTGTGTCATAACAAACACttctttaataatgtaatattaatttgtaaTTTCTAACACATGCATGGGAGAGTTTGCATTCATACGTTCAAGTGGATGCAAAACGATGTTCAAAGCATGCCAACACTGAGGTGCCCACATCTGTTCATAGTAAATAAATCCGttaaatgttttgtgtgtgtatatacatcaGAGGACTGGTGATGTATAAAAATTGACTGTTTTCAATCAAATCTGAAtataagtgtaatttaattttttttgtagcattttatGTACTGTAGTTAAGACGGGAGAGTGTGTACTAGTCTAAATAGAAACTGCTATCTTCAAATgaaacatggatttttttttttttaatatggtaGTTtgtttttggaatatttttgttATCTTTAAAAAATTGGATAATTATTATATCAATAATGTGACAATTTTGATCGATTAAGATTACACCACTCTTGTCTTAAAGTGCCATAGGGTGCTATTAAAAAGTACTGTACATACCAGATTGACattgaataaaaacaatgtgAAGAATGTTGTCTGTATTGtgttaaatcatatttttcctatata is a window encoding:
- the fpgs gene encoding folylpolyglutamate synthase, mitochondrial, whose translation is MTRSSILTGKLPKFGAASCTLRVTMRLFRVLERLRACTEVSARNRHWTNIAELSLRFSSTKAAPRFRRMDYQDAVCTLNTLQTNASALEQVKRERGHPQLQLQAMRGFLQRAGLKVEELDRLNIIHVTGTKGKGSTCAFTEQILRNYGFRTGFYSSPHLVQVRERIRINGQPIGKELFTKYFWQVYRRLEETKDANGGSMPAYFRFLTILAFHVFLQEKVDLAVIEVGIGGAYDCTNIIRRPWVCGISSLGIDHTSILGDSIEKIAWQKGGIFKTGVPAFTVKQPDGPMKVLQERAEEIGCSLSVCPDLDDYESEGSLRLGLAGDHQRSNASLALQLSQTWLQRHFLTDPASSLVEFSGVSPAPAFQPSPAMIKGLAETEWPGRNQTVKHGPVTYFLDGAHTTRSMQACVRWFNEIATHHERNAGGSVVRVLLFNATGERDCAAMLKLLAPCHFDFAVFCPNITEAIATCNADQQNFNVSVENMLTRCLDNQQSWRILNGQEEKPEAELLIGGGLPLVAERHSDTLVFPCILSALQWISQGRDSVLSDPNICVIPVKPSINAKAAPLREAVNIHVLITGSLHLVGGALKHLDPALNS